From one Thalassospira lucentensis genomic stretch:
- a CDS encoding pyruvate dehydrogenase complex dihydrolipoamide acetyltransferase — translation MPVKILMPALSPTMTEGTLAKWLVKEGDTVESGDVIAEIETDKATMEVEAVDEGKIGKILVSEGSEGVAVNEVIALLLEEGEDASALDGADTSAASTGGAAPAAEAPKQEEESKSDAAPAKGQAPAAPVSGGDRVKASPLARRIAANEGVDLGKVEGSGPRGRVVKRDVEAAMSSKPADKAAASAPAADKPAATPQAPAASGWNPDLTGLPEYEEIPNSSMRKVIARRLTQSKQQVPHFYLTVDCELDNLLATRKQLNEKAGEGVKVSVNDFVIRAASIALKRVPAANAVWTDAAILQCKQQDISVAVAIDGGLITPVIRNAGGKGLAEISTEMKALAGKAREGKLKPEEFQGGTFSVSNLGMFGIKEFSAIINPPQGCILAVGAGEQRAVVKDGALAIATVMSCTLSVDHRVVDGAVGAEFMAEFKKLIEDPLSMLL, via the coding sequence ATGCCTGTTAAAATATTGATGCCGGCGCTGTCGCCGACCATGACCGAAGGCACCTTGGCGAAATGGCTTGTCAAGGAAGGCGACACCGTTGAATCGGGTGACGTCATTGCCGAAATCGAAACCGATAAAGCCACGATGGAAGTTGAAGCCGTCGATGAAGGCAAAATCGGCAAAATCCTTGTTTCCGAAGGCAGCGAAGGCGTTGCCGTGAACGAGGTTATCGCCCTTCTTCTTGAAGAAGGCGAAGATGCAAGTGCGCTTGACGGTGCGGATACGTCTGCGGCCTCTACTGGCGGTGCTGCACCGGCCGCGGAAGCGCCGAAACAGGAAGAAGAGTCGAAATCTGATGCCGCCCCGGCCAAAGGTCAGGCACCTGCCGCACCGGTTTCCGGTGGTGATCGTGTCAAGGCAAGCCCACTTGCACGGCGTATTGCGGCGAACGAAGGCGTTGATCTTGGCAAGGTAGAAGGCTCTGGGCCGCGTGGTCGTGTTGTCAAACGCGATGTCGAGGCTGCGATGTCGTCCAAACCGGCAGATAAAGCTGCTGCTTCGGCGCCCGCTGCCGACAAACCGGCGGCAACCCCGCAGGCACCGGCGGCGTCTGGCTGGAACCCGGATCTGACCGGCCTTCCGGAATACGAAGAAATCCCGAACAGCTCGATGCGCAAGGTTATTGCCCGTCGCCTGACGCAGTCCAAACAGCAGGTTCCGCATTTCTACCTGACGGTCGATTGCGAACTCGACAATCTGCTTGCGACCCGCAAGCAGCTTAACGAGAAAGCCGGCGAGGGCGTTAAGGTATCGGTCAATGATTTCGTCATTCGTGCCGCATCCATTGCGCTGAAACGCGTACCGGCAGCCAATGCGGTCTGGACCGACGCAGCCATCCTGCAGTGCAAGCAGCAGGACATTTCGGTTGCTGTTGCCATTGATGGCGGCCTGATCACCCCGGTTATCCGCAATGCGGGTGGCAAGGGGCTTGCCGAAATCTCGACCGAGATGAAGGCGCTGGCTGGCAAGGCACGCGAAGGCAAGCTGAAACCGGAAGAATTCCAGGGCGGGACATTCTCTGTCTCCAACCTTGGCATGTTCGGTATCAAGGAATTCTCCGCCATCATCAACCCGCCGCAGGGCTGCATTCTGGCCGTTGGTGCCGGTGAACAGCGCGCGGTCGTCAAGGACGGCGCACTGGCAATCGCCACCGTCATGAGCTGCACGCTTTCGGTCGACCATCGTGTGGTCGATGGAGCGGTCGGTGCTGAATTCATGGCTGAATTCAAAAAGCTGATCGAAGATCCGCTGAGCATGTTGCTCTGA
- a CDS encoding pyruvate dehydrogenase complex E1 component subunit beta — protein MPIEVLMPALSPTMTEGTLAKWTVKEGDTVASGDVIAEIETDKATMEVEAVDEGTIGKIVIAEGTENVAVNAVIAYILEEDEDASALDNVSASSAPKAEAAPAEAKEEEKAPASSANAAPVAASGAIERAEQDPRAMSVMNATQDEKTYTSFKTQTVREALRDAMAEEMRTDENVYVMGEEVAQYQGAYKVTQGLLDEFGDRRVVDTPITEYGFTGMATGAAFMGLKPVVEFMTFNFAMQAIDHIINSAAKTLYMSGGQLGCPIVFRGPNGAAARVGAQHSQCYASWYAHCPGLKVIAPWSAADAKGLLKAAIRDPNPVVFLENEILYGQSFEVPDDDDFVLPIGQAKIEREGTDVTIVAFSIMVGKALKAAEQLAEQGISAEVINLRTIRPLDVNTIVRSVMKTNRIVTCEEGWHFAGIGAEIASVIMEHAFDYLDAPVARVTGEDVPMPYAANLEVLALPQEQHIVDAAKAVCYR, from the coding sequence ATGCCGATTGAAGTTTTGATGCCGGCCCTGTCGCCGACCATGACAGAAGGCACTCTTGCCAAATGGACCGTCAAGGAAGGCGATACTGTCGCGTCCGGTGACGTGATTGCAGAAATTGAAACCGACAAGGCTACGATGGAAGTCGAGGCCGTTGACGAGGGAACCATTGGCAAGATCGTGATCGCCGAAGGAACCGAGAACGTCGCGGTGAATGCTGTCATCGCCTATATCCTCGAAGAAGACGAGGATGCTTCTGCCCTTGATAATGTTTCGGCATCTTCTGCGCCGAAAGCCGAAGCCGCACCGGCCGAAGCCAAGGAAGAAGAAAAGGCACCGGCCAGCAGCGCAAATGCGGCACCGGTTGCTGCAAGCGGCGCAATTGAGCGGGCCGAACAGGACCCGCGCGCCATGAGCGTTATGAACGCCACGCAGGACGAGAAAACTTATACCTCGTTCAAGACGCAGACCGTTCGTGAAGCCCTGCGTGATGCGATGGCCGAAGAAATGCGCACGGATGAAAACGTCTATGTCATGGGCGAAGAAGTCGCGCAGTATCAGGGGGCTTATAAAGTCACCCAGGGACTGCTTGACGAATTCGGTGACAGACGCGTCGTCGATACCCCGATCACCGAATACGGTTTCACGGGGATGGCAACGGGTGCGGCCTTCATGGGGCTGAAGCCGGTTGTCGAATTCATGACTTTCAACTTCGCCATGCAGGCGATTGACCACATCATCAACTCGGCGGCCAAGACGCTTTACATGTCTGGCGGCCAGCTTGGTTGCCCGATCGTCTTCCGTGGTCCGAATGGTGCGGCAGCACGCGTTGGTGCACAGCACTCGCAGTGCTATGCATCCTGGTATGCACATTGCCCGGGTCTTAAGGTGATCGCTCCGTGGTCGGCTGCCGATGCGAAAGGCCTGCTTAAGGCCGCCATCCGCGACCCGAACCCGGTTGTCTTCCTTGAAAACGAAATTCTTTACGGGCAGAGCTTCGAAGTGCCTGATGATGATGATTTCGTTCTGCCGATTGGCCAGGCAAAGATCGAACGCGAAGGTACCGATGTGACCATCGTTGCCTTCTCGATCATGGTCGGCAAGGCACTGAAAGCGGCCGAGCAACTGGCAGAACAGGGCATTTCGGCCGAGGTGATCAACCTGCGAACCATTCGTCCGCTGGATGTGAACACCATCGTTCGTTCGGTCATGAAAACCAATCGTATCGTCACCTGTGAAGAAGGCTGGCACTTTGCCGGTATCGGTGCCGAGATCGCATCGGTCATCATGGAACATGCGTTCGATTATCTGGATGCGCCGGTTGCGCGCGTTACCGGTGAAGATGTTCCGATGCCATATGCTGCCAACCTCGAAGTGCTTGCACTTCCGCAGGAGCAACACATCGTCGATGCGGCCAAGGCCGTTTGCTATCGCTAA
- the pdhA gene encoding pyruvate dehydrogenase (acetyl-transferring) E1 component subunit alpha has translation MATTPKRKRGTTRADNQASSDDLLKYYREMLLIRRFEEKAGQLYGMGLIGGFCHLYIGQEAVVVGMQAAVTGDDGVITSYRDHGHMLACGMDPAGVMAELTGREGGYSRGKGGSMHMFSKEKNFYGGHGIVGGQVPLGTGIAFNYKYRGQDRVCLTYLGDGAVNQGQVYESFNMAALWKLPVVYCIENNQYAMGTSAQRHSASPDLYQRGAAYGIPGEQVDGMDVLAVKEAGERAVAHCREGKGPYILELKTYRYRGHSMSDPAKYRTKDELDKMRKEHDPIDMVKKLLIDGNIIDEAGLKDIDKDVKAEVAKAAEFAQNSPEPDVSELFTDILIDA, from the coding sequence ATGGCGACCACACCAAAACGCAAACGCGGCACGACGCGCGCCGACAATCAGGCGAGCAGTGACGATCTCCTCAAATATTACCGTGAAATGCTGCTGATCCGTCGCTTTGAAGAAAAAGCCGGTCAGCTTTATGGCATGGGTCTTATCGGTGGCTTCTGCCATCTTTATATCGGGCAGGAAGCTGTCGTTGTCGGCATGCAGGCTGCTGTAACGGGTGATGATGGTGTTATCACCAGTTACCGTGACCACGGCCACATGCTGGCATGTGGCATGGACCCGGCGGGTGTTATGGCAGAGCTGACCGGCCGTGAAGGCGGTTATTCCCGCGGCAAGGGCGGCTCGATGCACATGTTCTCCAAGGAAAAGAATTTCTATGGCGGCCACGGCATCGTTGGTGGTCAGGTGCCGCTTGGTACCGGTATTGCCTTTAACTACAAATATCGCGGCCAGGATCGCGTTTGCCTGACCTATCTTGGTGACGGTGCCGTCAACCAGGGGCAGGTCTATGAGTCATTCAACATGGCGGCACTCTGGAAGCTTCCGGTGGTCTATTGCATCGAGAACAACCAGTACGCCATGGGCACCTCGGCACAGCGTCACTCGGCCAGCCCCGATCTGTACCAGCGCGGTGCGGCTTATGGCATTCCGGGTGAACAGGTTGACGGTATGGATGTTCTTGCGGTCAAGGAAGCCGGGGAACGCGCCGTGGCGCATTGCCGCGAAGGCAAGGGTCCGTACATCCTTGAGCTCAAGACATATCGCTATCGCGGTCATTCCATGTCTGACCCGGCGAAATATCGTACCAAGGACGAGCTCGACAAAATGCGCAAAGAGCACGATCCGATCGATATGGTCAAAAAGCTGCTGATCGATGGCAATATCATCGACGAGGCAGGTCTTAAGGACATCGATAAAGACGTGAAAGCGGAAGTCGCCAAAGCGGCGGAGTTCGCGCAAAACAGCCCGGAACCGGATGTTTCCGAACTGTTCACAGATATTCTGATCGACGCGTGA
- a CDS encoding FtsB family cell division protein encodes MSSTSPVIRRLGQAIAPVIAFTIMVYFIFHSVEGNRGLLAYWSMQDRVAEIAKVRDEITEKRKHLEQRVIAMRPKHLDPDLLDERARAMLNAAHPDDLIIFHHNGYPVDDTIAASQ; translated from the coding sequence ATGTCGTCAACATCGCCGGTTATTCGCCGACTTGGTCAGGCAATTGCACCGGTTATTGCATTTACCATCATGGTCTATTTCATCTTCCATAGTGTGGAAGGGAACCGTGGATTGCTGGCTTACTGGTCGATGCAGGACCGCGTTGCCGAGATTGCCAAAGTACGCGATGAAATCACGGAAAAACGAAAGCATCTGGAACAGCGCGTTATCGCGATGCGCCCCAAGCATCTTGATCCGGATCTTCTGGATGAACGGGCACGTGCGATGCTGAATGCGGCCCATCCGGATGACCTGATTATCTTCCATCACAATGGTTATCCTGTGGACGATACCATCGCTGCCAGCCAGTAA